In the genome of Dermacentor variabilis isolate Ectoservices chromosome 5, ASM5094787v1, whole genome shotgun sequence, one region contains:
- the LOC142583544 gene encoding SCAN domain-containing protein 3-like — MGFTKSSPPTTTPELELKLACYSACHATINSVDHLGELLQSSTACEVKLHRTKCAALITKVLARCLLEDLVKDIGASQYSLLIDESTDVANEKQVAVVVRYFSTSLKKVVSTFLGLFTLEGSSAQQIAQGLLDFLTSVGLDFIRCIGIGTDGCNVMVGRNNSVYTHLRRKNENLMLVKCVCHSIQLCASKAVEVLPRSLEFLVGRSYSWFSHSSLRLQEYGKIYRLMNNGKEPLKLVQLSGTRWLSISGCCKRILEQWEELKLHFTICKDKYRCYDAENLSEMYRDPVNKLYLVFLNPLLQEFSRINKLFQLETGNPLKLVDCLQNLFRSLICRVLNPLYIPAAGERLLEVNLEDSATHLPLSAVDFGVLFNIEVAASKLNAEQEKDVKLRCRDFIFEAAKQVQLRLPPNIQLWHSMKSFSPENVLSQVKLPLQDVPLLKLFKGDVGLLDTQYRRLCLLPWKNVNKDGASFWVEVLDFKDASGESCFKEIAEFALSLLAMPLSNADVERVFSHMNLVKSRHRNRMKNPMLSGILHVRYGLKFRGVCCRDFQPTLNMLQLFNSKNMYGSEVDADDFPDESNTSDDDCV, encoded by the coding sequence ATGGGCTTCACCAAATCATCGCCTCCAACGACAACACCAGAATTGGAGCTCAAGCTGGCATGTTACTCGGCGTGTCATGCCACTATCAACTCTGTGGATCATCTCGGCGAGCTGTTACAGTCGTCCACGGCGTGCGAGGTAAAGCTGCACCGAACAAAATGTGCAGCACTAATAACAAAAGTTCTTGCCCGTTGCCTGCTTGAGGATCTCGTGAAGGATATAGGTGCCTCGCAGTACTCATTATTGATTGACGAAAGTACTGACGTAGCAAATGAAAAGCAGGTCGCTGTCGTGGTTCGATATTTCAGCACCTCACTAAAAAAAGTAGTGTCCACGTTCCTGGGACTGTTCACGCTCGAGGGTTCAAGTGCCCAACAGATTGCACAAGGCCTCTTAGACTTCTTGACCAGTGTTGGTCTGGATTTCATAAGGTGTATCGGAATTGGAACCGACGGCTGCAATGTTATGGTTGGGAGGAACAATTCTGTGTACACACACTTGCGTCGAAAAAATGAGAACCTCATGCTAGTCAAGTGCGTGTGTCACTCGATTCAACTATGTGCAAGCAAGGCAGTAGAAGTGCTGCCCCGGAGCCTAGAATTCCTGGTTGGCCGTTCGTACAGTTGGTTTTCGCATAGTTCACTGCGGCTTCAGGAATACGGCAAAATTTACAGACTGATGAACAACGGCAAAGAACCATTAAAGTTGGTTCAGCTGTCGGGAACGCGGTGGCTGTCAATCTCCGGCTGCTGTAAACGTATACTGGAACAATGGGAGGAACTCAAGCTTCACTTCACCATCTGCAAGGACAAGTACCGTTGCTATGACGCTGAGAATCTGTCCGAAATGTATCGGGATCCTGTCAACAAGCTGTACCTTGTGTTCCTGAACCCATTGCTGCAAGAATTCTCAAGAATCAATAAGCTGTTCCAACTTGAAACTGGAAATCCACTGAAACTGGTTGATTGCCTTCAGAACCTTTTCCGGTCATTGATTTGCAGAGTGCTCAACCCGTTGTACATCCCAGCTGCAGGAGAAAGACTTCTGGAAGTCAACCTGGAGGACAGTGCGACCCACCTTCCACTTTCTGCTGTGGACTTTGGAGTGCTGTTCAACATCGAAGTGGCAGCATCCAAACTTAACGCTGAGCAAGAAAAAGACGTTAAATTGAGATGCCGGGATTTCATTTTTGAGGCTGCAAAGCAAGTGCAGCTTAGGCTTCCTCCCAACATTCAGCTATGGCATTCTATGAAATCATTCTCGCCCGAGAACGTATTGAGCCAGGTAAAACTGCCCCTTCAGGACGTGCCTCTCCTCAAACTGTTCAAGGGAGATGTAGGACTCCTGGATACACAGTATAGACGGCTGTGCCTCCTTCCTtggaaaaatgtaaacaaggacggcgcttctttctgggtAGAAGTGCTAGATTTCAAGGATGCAAGCGGCGAAAGTTGTTTCAAGGAAATAGCAGAGTTCGCTCTGTCGTTGTTGGCCATGCCCCTTAGCAATGCCGATGTCGAGCGCGTGTTCTCGCACATGAACCTGGTGAAGTCGCGCCACCGAAACAGAATGAAGAATCCAATGTTGAGCGGCATCCTGCACGTACGTTATGGCCTAAAGTTTCGAGGTGTTTGCTGCCGGGACTTTCAACCGACATTAAATATGTTGCAGCTATTCAACTCTAAAAATATGTATGGTTCCGAAGTGGACGCGGATGATTTTCCTGATGAGTCGAACACATCCGACGATGACTGTGTGTAG